The Phycisphaeraceae bacterium genome has a window encoding:
- the pdhA gene encoding pyruvate dehydrogenase (acetyl-transferring) E1 component subunit alpha, translated as MPVKKVFETSIERISILDEHGAFDAKLGKGLIPDDDLVRLYTHMVACRHLDEIAFRLQRSGRMGTYPQNMGQEATSLGAAYTLRKTDWLVPCYRENAGLFWRGLPMEYILLHWMGDERGNQIPRDLRVTPLAIPIGTQMLHAAGLAWASKYRGEDDIACTFFGDGATSEGDFHEAANFAANLDIPVIFFCQNNGWAISVPSKIQCSAPTVAQRGIAYGMDCVQVDGNDLFAVVYAVKRAAQNARKTRRPTFIEATTYRLGDHTTADDARRYRDAEEVEVWKQRDPLLRLKQYMTQKKLWNDSKEAAAWERAKEEVAAAVKRAEEIAAPARTDFFDSMYAELCDELETQRATFRTSSLGQEAASQPTDAEHRAEAHR; from the coding sequence ATGCCGGTTAAGAAGGTCTTCGAGACATCCATCGAACGGATTTCGATCCTCGACGAGCACGGCGCCTTCGACGCCAAGCTCGGCAAGGGGCTCATTCCGGACGACGACCTGGTGCGCCTTTACACGCACATGGTCGCGTGCCGACACCTGGATGAGATCGCCTTCCGGCTGCAGCGCTCCGGCCGCATGGGCACCTATCCGCAGAACATGGGGCAGGAGGCCACGTCGCTGGGCGCCGCCTACACGCTGCGCAAGACGGACTGGCTGGTGCCCTGCTACCGCGAGAATGCCGGGCTGTTCTGGCGCGGGCTGCCGATGGAATACATCCTGCTGCACTGGATGGGGGATGAGCGCGGCAACCAGATTCCGCGCGACCTGCGCGTCACGCCCCTTGCCATCCCCATCGGCACCCAGATGCTGCACGCCGCCGGGCTGGCGTGGGCGTCCAAGTACCGAGGCGAGGACGACATCGCCTGCACGTTCTTCGGCGACGGCGCGACCAGCGAAGGCGATTTCCACGAGGCGGCCAACTTCGCCGCCAACCTCGACATTCCCGTCATCTTCTTCTGCCAGAACAACGGCTGGGCGATCTCGGTGCCGTCGAAGATTCAGTGCTCCGCCCCCACGGTGGCGCAGCGCGGCATCGCCTACGGCATGGACTGCGTGCAGGTGGACGGCAACGACCTCTTCGCAGTCGTGTACGCCGTGAAGCGCGCGGCGCAGAACGCCCGGAAGACCAGGCGGCCCACCTTTATCGAGGCCACCACGTACCGGCTGGGCGACCACACCACCGCCGACGACGCCCGCCGCTATCGCGACGCCGAGGAGGTCGAAGTGTGGAAGCAGCGCGACCCGCTGCTGCGGCTGAAGCAGTACATGACCCAGAAGAAGCTGTGGAACGATTCGAAGGAGGCCGCCGCGTGGGAGCGCGCCAAGGAGGAGGTCGCCGCCGCCGTCAAGCGGGCGGAGGAGATCGCCGCCCCGGCGCGGACCGACTTCTTCGACTCGATGTACGCCGAACTGTGCGACGAGCTGGAGACGCAGCGCGCCACGTTCCGCACCAGTTCGCTGGGACAGGAGGCGGCGAGTCAACCGACTGATGCGGAGCATCGCGCGGAGGCGCATCGATGA
- a CDS encoding Glu/Leu/Phe/Val dehydrogenase, producing MNILEQMREYGHERVAFHQDPQTGLRAIIALHSSVLGNALGGTRRWCYATEQDALHDVLRLSQGMTYKCACAGLPMGGGKSVVWLPQRGHAPTEAEARAMGRFVDTFNGVYIAAEDVGTTPQYIDWMAMETAHVMGGEQVSRGGDPSPFTARGVFNGMKACLEYAFGSPSVEGRTVAVQGLGNVGTYLVKLLVEHGARVIGADINRQHVERCVDQYGITAASTDEILLTECDVLAPCALGGVIDANTARKLNCRVVCGGANNVLDCPEEDAVVLKSRGIVYGVDFVVNAGGVIELSGQYLNYSRQKLDAMNDEIEATTAQILREGETLSSTYEAAIALGDRRIAAGAASKRERIHAG from the coding sequence ATGAACATCCTCGAGCAGATGCGTGAGTACGGCCACGAGCGCGTGGCGTTCCACCAGGATCCTCAGACCGGCCTGCGCGCCATCATCGCCCTGCATTCCAGCGTCCTGGGCAACGCGCTGGGAGGCACCCGACGCTGGTGCTACGCCACCGAGCAGGACGCCCTGCACGACGTGCTGCGGCTGAGCCAGGGCATGACCTACAAGTGCGCCTGCGCCGGGCTGCCGATGGGCGGCGGCAAGTCGGTGGTCTGGCTCCCCCAGCGAGGCCACGCGCCCACCGAAGCCGAGGCCCGCGCCATGGGACGCTTCGTGGACACCTTCAACGGCGTCTACATCGCCGCCGAGGACGTGGGAACCACCCCCCAGTACATCGACTGGATGGCCATGGAGACCGCCCACGTGATGGGCGGCGAGCAGGTGTCGCGCGGGGGCGACCCCTCGCCCTTCACCGCACGCGGCGTCTTCAACGGCATGAAGGCCTGCCTGGAGTACGCCTTCGGCTCGCCGTCGGTCGAAGGCCGCACCGTCGCCGTGCAGGGGCTGGGCAACGTGGGTACGTACCTGGTGAAGCTGCTGGTCGAGCACGGCGCCCGCGTGATCGGCGCCGACATCAACAGGCAGCACGTCGAGCGTTGCGTGGACCAGTACGGCATCACCGCCGCCTCCACCGATGAAATCCTGCTCACCGAATGCGACGTGCTCGCCCCCTGCGCCCTGGGCGGGGTGATCGACGCCAACACCGCCCGCAAGCTCAACTGCCGCGTGGTGTGCGGCGGAGCCAACAACGTCCTCGACTGCCCGGAGGAGGACGCCGTCGTCCTCAAGAGCCGGGGCATCGTGTACGGCGTGGACTTCGTGGTCAACGCCGGCGGCGTGATCGAGCTCTCCGGCCAGTACCTCAACTACTCGCGCCAGAAACTCGACGCCATGAATGACGAGATCGAGGCCACCACCGCCCAGATTCTGCGCGAGGGCGAGACGCTCTCGTCAACCTACGAGGCGGCCATCGCGCTGGGCGACCGGCGCATCGCCGCCGGGGCCGCCAGCAAGCGGGAGCGCATCCATGCCGGTTAA